The Cannabis sativa cultivar Pink pepper isolate KNU-18-1 unplaced genomic scaffold, ASM2916894v1 Contig3, whole genome shotgun sequence genome window below encodes:
- the LOC115704772 gene encoding E3 ubiquitin-protein ligase UPL3, producing the protein METRSRKRAEASSAAPSSSSSGPATRSSKRARVTASSTSNAATAIASAVVSTRSRSSRTLNELLPSSAPMDSTNESSGSRGRDRRSKNSDKDGSDKGKEKEHEVRVRDREREREREREREREVERNLGLNMESGGNGDDDDNDSEGGMNNLHQNLTFSASSALQGLLRKIGAGLDDLLPSSAMGSASSSHQSGRLKKILSGLRADGEEGKQVEALTQLCEMLSIGTEESLSTFSVDSFVPVLVGLLNHESNPDIMLLAARALTHLCDVLPSSCAAVVHYGAVSCFCARLLTIEYMDLAEQSLQALKKISQEHPTACLRAGALMAVLSYLDFFSTGVQRVALSTAANMCKKLPSDAADFVMEAVPLLTNLLQYHDSNVLEHASVCLTRIAEAFATSPDKLDELCNHGLVTQAASLISTSSSGGGQSSLSTPTYTGLIRLLSTCASGSPLGSKTLLLLGISGILKDILSGSGISANSSVSPALSRPPEQIFEIVSLANELLPPLPQGTISLPSSFNIFMKAPVAKKSSAGSSGKQEDLNGNNSEVSAREKLLNDQPELLRQFGIDLLPVLVQIYGSSVNGPVRHKCLSVIGKLMYFSPAEMIQSLLSVTNVSSFLAGVLAWKDPHVLVPALQIAEILMEKLPGTFSKMFVREGVVHAVDQLIVAGSPNTVTAQASSAEKDNDSVTGSSRSRRYRRRGGNSNLDGNSVEDTKNSLVVGSPPSSVEIPTVNTNIRMAVSACAKAFKDKYFQSDSGNVEVGVTDDLLLLKNLCLKLNSGVDDQKTKAKGKSKASGSRLADCSVNKEEFLIGVISEMLAELSKGDGVSTFEFIGSGAVAALLNYFSCGYFSKERVSEANLPKLRQQALRRFKAFVAVALPFSIEGSSAPMTVLIQKLQNALSSLERFPVVLSHSSRSSTGSARLSSGLSALSQPFKLRLCRSQGDKSLRDYSSNVVLIDPLASLAAVEEFLWPRVQRGESGQKPSASGGNSESGTTPLGAGASSPSTSTPVSTTRRTTRSRTSVNIGDGSRKEPPQEKSASSSKGKGKAVLKPSQEEGRGPQTRNAARRRAAVDKDAQLKHTNGDTTSEDDELDISPVEIDEALVIEDDDISDDEDDDHDDVLGDDSLPDCMPIPDKVHDVKLGDAAEDSSTAQATSDSLSNPASGSSSRAAAVRGSDSTDHRSGSSYGSRGAMSFAAAAMAGLGSANGRGLRGGRDRHGRPLFGSSSDPPKLIFTSGGKQLNRHLTIYQAIQRQLVLDEDDEERFTGSDFVSSDGSRLWSDIYTIAYQRADSQAERGSAGGSSSITTSKSTKLASASNSNSDRMSLLDSILQGELPCDLEKSNSTYNILALLRVLEGLNQLAPRLRAQTISDNFAEGRVSNIENMISTGSRVPFEEFVNNKLTPKLARQIQDALALCSGSLPSWCYQLTKACPFLFPFETRRQYFYSTAFGLSRALYRLQQQQGADGHGSANSREVRVGRLQRQKVRVSRNRILDSAAKVMEMYSSQKAVLEVEYFGEVGTGLGPTLEFYTLLSHDLQKVGLNMWRSNFSVDKPSMETDIDEQKHGKSNNRSELRYAAGSGDLVQAPLGLFPRPWPPNADTSDGSQFFKVIEYFRLVGRVMAKALQDGRLLDLPLSTAFYKLILGQDLDLHDIISFDAELGRTLQELHVLVCRKQYLESNGVSGSAIADLRFRGAPIEDLCLDFTLPGFPDYLLKGGDENVDITNLEEYISLVVDATVKTGIVRQLEAFRAGFNQVFDISSLQIFTPYELDHLLCGRREMWEAETLSDHLKFDHGYTAKSPAIVNLLEIMGEFTPEQQRAFCQFVTGAPRLPPGGLAVLNPKLTIVRKHSSSPSNAASNGTGPSESADDDLPSVMTCANYLKLPPYSTKEIMYKKLVYAISEGQGSFDLS; encoded by the exons ATGGAAACTCGGAGCCGGAAGCGGGCGGAGGCCTCCTCAGCTGCCCCTTCATCTTCGTCTTCTGGTCCCGCTACCCGTTCTAGCAAGCGTGCCCGTGTTACTGCCTCTTCGACCTCGAACGCTGCCACCGCTATCGCTTCTGCCGTTGTGTCAACCCGTTCTCGTTCCTCTAGGACTCTCAACGAGTTATTGCCCTCTTCTGCTCCCATGGATTCCACCAATGAATCATCTGGTTCGCGTGGCCGTGATCGTCGCTCCAAGAATTCGGACAAGGATGGTTCAGATAAAGGAAAGGAGAAAGAACATGAGGTTAGGGTTagggatagagagagagaaagagaaagagaacgagaaagagagagggaagtgGAAAGAAATTTGGGGTTGAATATGGAGAGTGGAGGTAATGGGGACGACGATGATAATGATAGTGAAGGTGGTATGAATAATTTGCACCAAAATTTGACCTTTTCTGCAAGTAGTGCACTTCAAGGGCTTCTTCGGAAGATCGGAGCTGGGCTTGATGATCTACTACCTTCATCGGCCATGGGATCAGCATCTTCATCGCACCAGAGTGGTCGGCTTAAGAAGATTCTATCTGGGTTGCGAGCTGATGGGGAAGAAGGAAAGCAAGTGGAGGCTTTGACGCAACTATGTGAAATGCTTTCTATTGGGACTGAGGAATCGCTCAGCACATTTTCGGTGGATTCATTTGTTCCGGTTCTCGTGGGACTGCTTAATCACGAAAGCAATCCCGATATTATGCTTCTTGCTGCCAGGGCTCTCACTCATCTGTGTGACGTGCTGCCCTCATCTTGTGCTGCGGTAGTCCATTATGGTGCAGTCTCGTGCTTTTGTGCAAGATTACTAACGATAGAGTATATGGATTTAGCTGAACAG TCTCTGCAAGCTCTGAAAAAAATTTCCCAGGAGCACCCAACTGCCTGTTTGCGCGCTGGTGCTCTCATGGCAGTGCTTTCATATCTGGATTTCTTCTCTACAGGAGTTCAG CGTGTGGCCTTATCTACTGCTGCAAACATGTGCAAGAAACTTCCCTCTGATGCGGCCGATTTTGTAATGGAAGCTGTACCACTGTTGACAAACCTACTTCAATATCATGATTCAAat GTGTTGGAGCATGCTTCTGTCTGTTTGACTCGGATTGCTGAAGCATTTGCAACCTCTCCTGATAAACTAGATGAGTTATGTAATCATGGACTTGTGACACAAGCCGCCTCCCTCATATCAACCAGCAGTTCTGGAGGTGGACAATCTTCTCTTAGCACACCTACATATACG GGATTAATTCGACTTCTCTCCACGTGTGCAAGTGGGTCCCCATTGGGTTCTAAAACACTACTTCTCTTGGGGATCAGTGGTATTCTTAAAGATATACTATCCGGTTCTGGCATTTCTGCTAACTCTTCAGTTTCACCTGCTTTAAGTAGGCCACCAGAGCAG ATTTTTGAGATAGTTAGCTTGGCAAATGAGCTTCTTCCCCCACTGCCCCAAGGAACAATTTCTCTCCCATCTAGCTTCAACATATTCATGAAGGCACCTGTTGCAAAGAAGTCTTCTGCTGGCAGTTCTGGGAAACAAGAAGATTTAAATGGAAACAATAGTGAAGTTTCAGCTCGTGAGAAATTATTGAATGATCAGCCTGAGCTTCTTCGACAATTTGGAATTGATCTTCTTCCTGTTCTAGTGCAG ATTTATGGTTCTAGTGTAAATGGTCCTGTTCGCCACAAGTGTCTTTCTGTTATTGGGAAATTGATGTACTTCAGTCCTGCAGAGATGATTCAGTCCTTGTTAAGTGTGACAAACGTATCAAG CTTCTTAGCTGGTGTTTTGGCATGGAAGGATCCACATGTATTAGTTCCTGCACTTCAAATTGCTGAGATTCTTATGGAAAAACTTCCTGGAACTTTCTCCAAGATGTTTGTCAGGGAAGGTGTGGTTCATGCGGTGGATCAACTTATTGTAGCTGGTAGCCCCAACACAGTCACTGCTCAAGCATCTTCTGCAGAGAAGGACAACGATTCTGTGACGGGATCATCACGCTCTAGGCGATACAGAAGACGTGGTGGTAACTCTAATCTTGATGGTAATTCGGTGGAGGATACTAAGAATTCTTTAGTAGTTGGTTCACCCCCAAGTTCAGTGGAGATACCAACCGTAAATACTAATATTCGAATGGCAGTAAGTGCGTGTGCCAAAGCttttaaagataaatatttCCAGTCAGATTCTGGAAATGTTGAGGTTGGAGTGACTGATGATCTTTTGCTTTTAAAGAATCTTTGCTTGAAGTTGAATTCCGGTGTTGATGACCAAAAGACTAAAGCAAAGGGAAAATCCAAAGCTTCTGGGTCTCGCTTGGCAGATTGTTCTGTAAATAAAGAAGAATTCTTGATTGGGGTAATTTCTGAGATGCTAGCAGAACTAAGCAAAGGGGATGGTGTGTCCACTTTTGAGTTCATTGGTAGTGGTGCTGTTGCAGCCTTGCTCAACTATTTTTCTTGTGGATACTTCTCTAAGGAGCGGGTTTCAGAAGCTAACCTACCAAAGCTTCGCCAGCAAGCACTGAGAAGATTCAAGGCATTTGTTGCTGTTGCTCTTCCTTTTAGTATTGAAGGGAGTTCTGCTCCTATGACTGTTTTAATTCAGAAGCTTCAGAATGCTTTGTCTTCATTGGAACGTTTTCCTGTTGTGCTGAGCCATTCATCAAGATCATCCACTGGAAGTGCACGACTATCCTCTGGGCTTAGTGCATTGTCTCAGCCATTTAAGTTGCGTCTTTGTCGGTCCCAAGGAGACAAATCCTTACGTGATTATTCATCAAATGTTGTGTTGATTGATCCATTGGCAAGCTTAGCTGCTGTAGAAGAGTTTTTGTGGCCTCGAGTTCAACGAGGTGAATCTGGTCAGAAGCCTTCAGCATCTGGTGGGAACTCAGAATCTGGAACTACACCCTTAGGAGCTGGTGCTTCATCTCCATCTACTTCTACTCCTGTTTCCACTACTCGTCGTACTACTCGCTCTAGAACATCTGTCAATATAGGTGACGGGTCTAGAAAGGAACCACCACAAGAAAAGAGTGCAAGCTCATCGAAAGGAAAGGGTAAAGCAGTTTTGAAACCTTCTCAAGAGGAGGGAAGAGGACCCCAAACAAGAAATGCTGCACGTAGAAGAGCAGCTGTAGATAAAGATGCTCAACTTAAACACACAAATGGGGACACTACTTCAGAG GATGATGAATTGGATATATCACCTGTTGAGATTGATGAGGCTTTGGTAATTGAAGATGATGATATCTCAGACGATGAAGATGATGACCATGATGAT GTTCTTGGAGATGATTCTTTACCTGATTGCATGCCCATTCCGGACAAAGTTCATGATGTCAAATTGGGTGATGCAGCCGAGGATAGCAGTACAGCTCAAGCAACAAGCGATAGCCTGTCTAACCCTGCATCTGGCTCTAGTAGTAGAGCTGCTGCAGTTAGGGGCTCGGATTCCACAGATCATAGGAGTGGTAGTTCCTATGGATCTAGGGGTGCAATGTCATTTGCTGCCGCTGCTATGGCTGGTCTTGGATCTGCTAATGGTAGAGGCCTTAGAGGAGGTCGAGATCGACATGGGCGTCCTCTTTTTGGTAGTTCTAGTGATCCGCCAAAATTGATCTTTACTTCTGGTGGGAAGCAACTGAATAGGCATTTGACTATCTATCAGGCCATACAACGACAGCTTGTGCTGGATGAGGACGATGAAGAGCGTTTTACTGGTAGTGATTTTGTGTCAAGTGATGGAAGCAGGTTGTGGAGTGATATATATACCATTGCATACCAGAGGGCAGATAGTCAAGCTGAAAGGGGTTCAGCTGGAGGATCAAGCTCTATTACTACATCCAAATCAACCAAATTGGCTTCTGCTTCCAATTCTAATTCTGATAGAATGTCGCTGCTGGATAGTATTCTTCAGGGTGAGCTTCCATGTGATTTGGAGAAATCTAATTCTACGTACAATATATTGGCGCTACTGCGTGTGTTGGAGGGCTTAAATCAGCTTGCACCTCGTTTGAGGGCTCAGACAATTTCTGACAATTTTGCTGAGGGGAGAGTTTCAAATATAGAAAACATGATTTCTACAGGTTCTCGGGTTCCTTTTGAGGAGTTTGTTAACAACAAGCTCACTCCCAAATTAGCTCGACAAATTCAAGATGCTCTTGCATTGTGTAGTGGAAGTCTTCCCTCATGGTGCTACCAGCTGACAAAGGCATGCCCATTCTTGTTTCCTTTTGAAACTCGCAGACAGTATTTCTACTCAACTGCATTTGGATTATCTCGTGCCTTGTATCGCCTTCAGCAACAGCAGGGAGCTGATGGGCATGGGTCAGCAAATTCTAGAGAGGTGAGGGTTGGGAGATTGCAACGCCAAAAGGTTCGGGTCTCTCGAAACCGCATTTTGGATTCGGCAGCAAAAGTAATGGAAATGTATTCAAGCCAAAAGGCTGTGCTTGAAGTTGAATACTTTGGCGAAGTAGGCACTGGGCTGGGTCCTACTCTTGAGTTTTATACTCTTTTGAGCCATGATTTACAGAAGGTTGGACTCAACATGTGGAGGTCGAATTTTTCAGTGGACAAACCTTCTATGGAAACTGATATTGATGAACAGAAACATGGAAAAAGCAACAATCGTTCTGAACTTCGTTACGCTGCTGGCAGTGGGGACCTTGTCCAAGCTCCCCTTGGATTATTCCCTCGTCCATGGCCTCCAAATGCAGACACTTCTGACGGGAGTCAGTTTTTTAAAGTGATCGAGTATTTCCGGTTAGTTGGGCGTGTTATGGCTAAGGCTCTTCAAGATGGACGGCTGTTGGACCTTCCTCTGTCCACAGCATTTTACAAACTTATACTTGGTCAG GATCTTGATTTGCACGATATTATTTCCTTTGATGCCGAGCTGGGGAGGACTTTGCAAGAACTGCATGTCCTTGTCTGTCGCAAGCAATATTTAGAATCAAATGGTGTCAGTGGCAGTGCAATTGCCGATTTACGTTTCCGTGGGGCTCCAATTGAAGATCTCTGCTTAGATTTCACACTTCCTGGCTTTCCAGATTATTTGCTGAAAGGAGGAGATGAAAAT GTTGATATTACCAACTTGGAAGAGTACATATCCTTGGTTGTTGATGCAACGGTCAAGACTGGAATTGTGCGGCAATTGGAAGCATTTAGGGCTGGTTTCAATCAG GTATTTGACATCTCATCTTTACAAATATTCACACCATATGAGTTGGACCATCTACTTTGTGGGCGTAGAGAGATGTGGGAG GCTGAAACACTTTCTGATCACCTAAAGTTCGATCATGGTTACACTGCCAAGAGTCCTGCAATTGTGAAT ttgctTGAGATTATGGGAGAGTTCACACCTGAACAGCAGCGGGCCTTCTGCCAGTTTGTCACTGGTGCACCTAGGCTTCCACCAGGTGGTCTAGCAgtactaaatccaaaattgaCCATTGTCAGAAAg CATTCCTCCTCCCCAAGTAATGCGGCATCTAATGGAACAGGGCCTTCAGAGTCAGCAGATGATGACTTACCTAGTGTCATGACATGTGCTAATTATCTGAAGCTTCCTCCTTACTCTACCAAG GAAATCATGTACAAGAAACTGGTCTATGCAATTAGTGAAGGGCAAGGATCCTTTGATTTGTCCTGA
- the LOC115717528 gene encoding uncharacterized protein LOC115717528: protein MSVLSWNARGLGSTRAFKRLSLLVKDHCPDIVFLMETRLPVMPVDRVRAALGFDNDLKSLGSILEVDFFFCGRLLFASHRKKNNTIKYLKDDLGNSTNDPEAMFGIFSSIFTNLFSSEGCDAEATNQILDCLGPPLDESDIDYLASPYTTQEVKKAVFSLSGDKALGLDDCLNKGVDFLDINTTLIALIPKKQHASSLKYFRPISLCTTMYKVISKVLANRLKLVLDNIISPFQSVFISGRIIFDNILIAQEIIHAINNRKHGKRGWAALKLDMAKAFDRVEFYGSLKPSRGLRQGDPLSPYLFILCAEGLSSLLRMRQEAHILNDVFNIYSKASGQVINFSKSFILFSPNTEPDIRALFFQTFNLEDRPFGCKYLGLPQCLTRSKYHSFTYLCDKVASVLRSWSSKCFSRAGMEVLLKAVIQAIPAYAMACFRLPVKICKGIEAAMARFWWGSTGETRKVHWKSWKFLCQSKFKGGLGFRSLVHFNQAMLAKQAWRIFQNPNSLLSLILKARYFPHSSILEAVPGHSPSFSWRSILWGRDLMASGLIWKVVNGYGIQTLGDHWLPNNRFKFFTSNNPPPSSHSLSFFITDSGTWDVGKLQSCFDESMVHDILAVPVFGSYGHDKLIWEKESSGCFTVKSAYHLAFSNQDLPSSSSFSDSKKFWTRIWSSTAPPKMDNETIKHALLDCSRVRKAWRYSRFAAYYDTFKNLDIDEFFLGLLQTLDKNDIGILFCFIWALWNQRNSFVHNQYTFPPKEVYDWSLNFFFKFLDAQQHHVTGSQSASPSTQVQLPPSTGLRIFTDGAIDSANRRHSIRVVVLDADNAVKAGFSTPFPGLVPPAVAEAKAIFQAIQWAQMISLPVDVLLTDCKSIVEKLNSCNWNNNVLDDVLVNVKNLLSFSPRLVISYVPRESNVLAHNLAKLGLGLDNELVWNGSLPSI from the exons ATGAGTGTGCTAAGTTGGAATGCACGTGGTTTGGGGAGTACACGTGCATTCAAGAGGCTCTCCCTGCTTGTTAAGGATCACTGCCCTGATATAGTTTTTTTGATGGAAACCCGATTGCCTGTTATGCCTGTGGATCGTGTTAGAGCAGCTCTAGGTTTTGATAATGATTTGAAGTCCCTAGGAAGTATTTTGGAGGTGGACTTCTTCTTTTGTGGAAGGCTACt GTTTGCTTCTCATAGGAAGAAGAATAAtactattaaatatttaaaggaTGATCTTGGTAACAGCACCAATGATCCTGAGGCTATGTTTGGtatattttcttctattttcaCCAATCTTTTCAGTTCTGAGGGTTGTGATGCTGAGGCAACTAATCAAATATTAGACTGTTTAGGACCTCCCCTAGATGAGTCTGATATTGATTATTTGGCTAGCCCTTATACAACTCAAGAAGTGAAAAAAGCGGTTTTTAGCCTCTCTGGGGATAAAGCTCTTGGTTTGGATG ATTGCTTAAATAAGGGTGTTGATTTTTTGGATATTAATACTACTCTTATTGCTTTAATCCCCAAAAAGCAGCATGCCagttctctaaaatattttcggCCTATAAGCCTTTGTACTACTATGTATAAAGTCATCTCTAAAGTTTTAGCGAATCGACTTAAGTTAGTCCTGGATAACATTATCTCTCCTTTTCAAAGTGTCTTTATTTCTGGGCGTATTATTTTTGATAACATCCTTATTGCCCAAGAAATAATTCATGCCATCAATAATAGAAAGCATGGTAAACGTGGCTGGGCTGCTCTTAAGCTTGATATGGCTAAGGCTTTTGATCGTGTTGAAT TTTATGGATCTCTTAAGCCTTCGAGAGGTCTTAGACAGGGAGACCCTTTGTCCCCCTATCTTTTTATCCTCTGTGCGGAAGGTTTATCCTCTCTTCTTAGAATGCGGCAGGAAGCTCATATTCTTAAT GATGTGTTTAATATTTATTCTAAGGCATCTGGACAGGTCATTAATTTCTCTAAGTCATTTATCCTTTTCTCTCCTAACACTGAACCAGATATTCGTGCTTTgttttttcaaacttttaacCTTGAGGATCGGCCTTTTGGTTGTAAATATTTAGGTCTTCCTCAGTGTCTTACCCGATCTAAATATCATTCTTTCACCTATCTTTGTGATAAAGTTGCTTCTGTTCTGAGAAGTTGGTCCTCTAAGTGTTTTTCTAGGGCTGGAATGGAGGTTCTTTTGAAGGCGGTAATTCAGGCTATTCCTGCTTATGCTATGGCCTGTTTTAGGCTTCCTGTTAAAATTTGTAAGGGAATTGAGGCTGCGATGGCTAGATTCTGGTGGGGTTCTACTGGGGAAACTAGGAAAGTTCATTGGAAATCATGGAAGTTTCTTTGTCAGTCTAAGTTTAAGGGTGGTTTGGGGTTTAGGTCTCTTGTGCACTTCAACCAAGCCATGCTTGCTAAACAGGCTTGGCGTATTTTCCAAAACCCTAATTCCTTGCTTAGCTTGATCCTTAAAGCTCGATACTTTCCACACTCTTCTATTCTTGAGGCTGTCCCTGGTCATAGTCCCTCGTTTTCTTGGAGAAGCATTTTATGGGGTAGGGACCTGATGGCTTCTGGACTTATTTGGAAAGTGGTTAATGGGTATGGGATTCAAACTCTGGGTGATCATTGGCTTCCTAATAATAGATTCAAGTTTTTTACTTCAAATAATCCTCCCCCTTCTTCCCATTCTTTGTCCTTCTTTATTACTGATTCGGGAACTTGGGATGTGGGTAAATTGCAGTCTTGCTTTGATGAGTCCATGGTCCATGATATTCTTGCGGTCCCTGTTTTTGGAAGTTATGGTCATGATAAGCTGATTTGGGAAAAGGAGAGTTCTGGGTGTTTCACTGTTAAGTCTGCTTATCATTTGGCTTTCTCTAATCAGGACCTtccgtcttcttcttctttttctgatTCTAAGAAGTTTTGGACAAGAATCTGGTCTTCTACTGCCCCTCCTAAG ATGGACAATGAGACTATTAAGCATGCTTTGCTAGATTGCTCCAGGGTCAGGAAAGCTTGGCGATATTCCAGGTTTGCTGCTTATTATgatacatttaaaaatttggaTATTGATGAGTTTTTTCTTGGTCTTCTTCAAACATTGGACAAAAATGATATTGGTATTTTGTTTTGCTTTATATGGGCTTTATGGAATCAAAGGAATAGTTTTGTTCATAATCAGTACACTTTTCCTCCAAAAGAAGTGTATGATTGGAGtcttaattttttctttaagtTTTTGGATGCACAGCAACATCATGTCACAGGTTCCCAATCTGCATCTCCTTCGACTCAAGTGCAGCTACCTCCTTCTACAGGGCTTAGAATATTCACAGATGGAGCCATTGACTCAGCTAATCGGAGGCATAGTATCAGAGTGGTGGTTTTAGATGCTGATAATGCAGTCAAAGCTGGGTTTTCTACTCCTTTCCCTGGATTGGTGCCGCCTGCTGTTGCTGAAGCTAAGGCTATTTTCCAGGCAATTCAATGGGCTCAGATGATTTCTCTCCCTGTAGATGTCTTGCTAACGGATTGTAAATCAATAGTAGAAAAGCTTAATTCTTGTAATTGGAATAATAATGTGTTGGATGATGTATTGGTTAATGTCAAGAACTTGTTATCTTTTAGTCCGAGGCTAGTTATTTCTTATGTTCCTAGGGAAAGTAATGTTCTTGCTCATAATTTAGCTAAGCTTGGTCTTGGATTAGATAATGAGTTAGTTTGGAATGGTTCTTTACCTTCCATATAG